A single region of the Brassica rapa cultivar Chiifu-401-42 chromosome A03, CAAS_Brap_v3.01, whole genome shotgun sequence genome encodes:
- the LOC117132991 gene encoding uncharacterized protein LOC117132991, with amino-acid sequence MSGGYGTQHNWHKKSIFWELPYWKYLLLRHNLDVMHIEKNFFDNIINTLLNVPGKTKVNNNSRLDLPALCSRIELHIRNDGKILVPNSRLSAKAKAALFKWVASVVKFFDGYVSNLSRCVDQQGQKFSGMKSHDCHVFMQRLLPFAFSELLPKNVHEALAGIGNFFSDLSARTLTVDVIRQLDENIPILMCNLEKNFPPSFFDVMENLVVHLSYEALLRGPVHNGWMDVSLRASHEIFERESKKSC; translated from the exons ATGTCTGGTGGTTATGGGACACAGCATAATTGGCACAAGAAAAGTATATTTTGGGAACTTCCATATTGGAAATATCTACTTCTACGCCACAATcttgatgtgatgcatatagagaagaactTCTTTGACAACATCATCAATACATTGTTGAACGTCCCCGGGAAGACAAAAGttaacaacaactcaaggttgGATTTGCCTGCATTGTGTTCTAGGATTGAGCTGCATATTAGAAACGATGGGAAAATTCTGGTTCCCAATTCCAGATTGTCAGCAAAAGCAAAAGCAGCGTTGTTCAAGTGGGTGGCATCAGTTGTGAAGTTTTTTGATGGATATGTTTCAAATCTATCAAGATGTGTTGATCAGCAAGGACAAAAGTTTTCagggatgaagagtcatgactGTCACGTGTTTATGCAACGACTTCTACCATTTGCATTTTCGGAGTTGCTTCCAAAAAATGTTCACGAGGCACTTGCAG GCATCGGAAATTTTTTCAGTGATCTTAGTGCACGCACCTTAACTGTAGATGTCATCAGACAACTTGATGAGAATATCCCGATCTTGATGTGCAACTTGGAGAAAAATTTTCCTCCgtcattttttgacgtcatggaaaATTTAGTTGTCCACCTTTCATACGaggcattgcttcgtggacctgtgcATAATGGATGGATGGATGTATCCTTAcgagcgagccatgaaatatttgaaagGGAAAGCAAAAAATCTTGCTAG